A genome region from Variovorax paradoxus includes the following:
- a CDS encoding ChaN family lipoprotein translates to MRPPHRPFRASRFLLPMLAVTAFAGCGVFPFGADAPDAPIPRRVAALQPVDALLLGEQHDAPEHHAIERETVEALVARGHLAALALEMAEEGRSTAALAPAATEAQVRAALDWSDKAWPWASYGPAVMVAVRAGVPVVGANLPRARMKDAMADVSLDVQLNGEAYAAQQDAVRDGHCRMLPESQILPMTRVQVGRDRAMAQAIVKAKRPGQTVLLIAGAGHVTRALGVPQHLPDDVRIATVRMRAAPADADAADTMSGDFDKTWRTAALPEKDYCAEFKRQSRPAPKA, encoded by the coding sequence ATGCGTCCTCCACACCGGCCCTTCCGGGCGTCCCGCTTCCTGCTCCCGATGCTGGCCGTGACGGCCTTCGCGGGCTGCGGCGTATTCCCCTTCGGCGCCGACGCGCCCGATGCACCCATCCCCCGCCGCGTGGCCGCACTGCAGCCGGTCGACGCGCTGTTGCTCGGCGAGCAGCACGACGCGCCCGAGCACCATGCGATCGAACGCGAGACGGTCGAAGCGCTCGTCGCGCGCGGCCACCTCGCCGCGCTGGCGCTCGAAATGGCCGAAGAAGGCCGCAGCACCGCCGCGTTGGCTCCCGCCGCCACCGAAGCGCAGGTGCGCGCGGCGCTCGACTGGAGCGACAAGGCGTGGCCCTGGGCCAGCTATGGCCCGGCGGTGATGGTGGCGGTGAGGGCCGGCGTGCCGGTGGTCGGCGCCAACCTGCCGCGTGCGCGCATGAAGGACGCCATGGCCGATGTCTCGCTCGACGTGCAACTCAACGGCGAGGCCTATGCCGCGCAGCAGGACGCGGTGCGCGACGGCCACTGCAGGATGCTGCCCGAATCGCAGATCTTGCCCATGACCCGCGTTCAGGTCGGCCGCGATCGCGCGATGGCCCAGGCCATCGTCAAGGCGAAGCGCCCCGGCCAGACCGTGCTGCTGATCGCCGGTGCAGGCCACGTGACGCGCGCACTCGGCGTGCCGCAACACCTGCCCGACGACGTCCGCATCGCGACGGTGCGGATGCGGGCCGCGCCCGCCGATGCCGATGCAGCGGACACGATGTCCGGCGACTTCGACAAGACCTGGCGTACCGCCGCCTTGCCCGAGAAGGACTACTGCGCGGAGTTCAAGCGGCAGTCGCGTCCAGCGCCGAAGGCCTGA
- a CDS encoding DUF3108 domain-containing protein — protein sequence MPTSVANLPLPPGLPGRPSWRVLAGLTLLVALVHLLVLGLAPTAIGPEPSPLANKFITRTIVIAPPEAAKPAAPAAAPVEAAPAPPPKPRRPRAPSVPKPKPAPTPQVMTTPEPVPDAPVAPVPETPDAPDQTAQAATDSGAKAPDAPAGGPNGAGDGAAGASSPAAGNIAGTQSLRVPGSVKLSFAATGQRGASPMQGVFGTLEWLQDGSSYDARLTLKLLFSTILSQHSTGKIGPSGIEPDRYSESRRGEIAAHFVRDQGQILFSNNAPSVPLVPGAQDRLSVVMQLGGLLAGDPARYPAGSHITVQTAGTREAGTWVFNIEGEERMTVQAGEYTVRKLTRSPRKEFDVKLELWLAPELGYLPVRIKQTQPNGDFADMELRESLPAGPSN from the coding sequence ATGCCGACATCCGTCGCCAACCTCCCCCTGCCCCCCGGCCTGCCCGGGCGCCCGTCGTGGCGGGTGCTGGCGGGGCTGACGCTGCTGGTCGCACTGGTCCACCTGCTGGTGCTCGGGCTGGCACCGACGGCCATCGGGCCGGAGCCCTCGCCGCTGGCGAACAAATTCATCACGCGCACCATCGTGATCGCGCCGCCGGAAGCGGCAAAGCCGGCCGCGCCGGCCGCCGCGCCGGTGGAAGCCGCGCCGGCGCCACCGCCCAAGCCGCGCCGCCCGCGCGCGCCCTCGGTGCCGAAGCCGAAACCCGCGCCGACGCCGCAGGTGATGACCACGCCCGAACCGGTGCCGGATGCGCCCGTCGCGCCGGTGCCGGAGACACCCGACGCGCCCGACCAGACTGCCCAGGCCGCTACCGATTCAGGAGCAAAAGCCCCCGATGCACCGGCCGGCGGCCCGAATGGCGCGGGCGACGGTGCGGCAGGCGCGTCGAGCCCCGCCGCCGGCAACATCGCCGGCACGCAATCGCTGCGCGTGCCCGGCTCGGTCAAGCTGTCGTTCGCGGCCACCGGCCAGCGCGGCGCCTCGCCCATGCAGGGCGTGTTCGGCACGCTCGAATGGCTGCAGGACGGCAGCAGCTACGACGCGCGGCTCACGCTCAAGCTGCTCTTCAGCACGATCCTGAGCCAGCACAGCACCGGCAAGATCGGCCCGTCGGGCATCGAGCCTGACCGCTACTCCGAGAGCCGCCGCGGCGAGATCGCGGCGCATTTCGTGCGCGACCAGGGGCAGATCCTGTTCAGCAACAACGCGCCGTCGGTGCCGCTGGTGCCCGGTGCGCAGGACCGGCTCAGCGTGGTGATGCAGCTCGGCGGCCTGCTGGCGGGCGACCCGGCCCGCTACCCTGCGGGCAGCCACATCACCGTGCAGACCGCCGGCACGCGCGAGGCCGGCACCTGGGTCTTCAACATCGAGGGCGAGGAACGAATGACCGTGCAGGCGGGCGAATACACGGTGCGAAAGCTCACCCGCAGTCCGCGCAAGGAGTTCGACGTGAAGCTCGAACTGTGGCTGGCGCCCGAGCTCGGCTACCTGCCGGTGCGGATCAAACAGACACAGCCCAACGGCGACTTCGCCGACATGGAATTGCGTGAATCCCTGCCTGCGGGACCGTCAAACTGA
- a CDS encoding BTH_I0359 family protein, with translation MNAIDILTGPAMNMLYDSESFVVVHVQPNEGDEPAQPNGPMLERHGFEIVDKRSGKEVYLDGSWAELFQQQIAAWQLNTPTQEEVEDTLEGYAELAHTPVLVH, from the coding sequence ATGAACGCCATCGACATACTCACAGGGCCCGCCATGAACATGCTTTATGACTCGGAGTCTTTCGTCGTCGTGCACGTGCAGCCCAATGAAGGCGACGAGCCCGCGCAGCCCAACGGGCCGATGCTGGAACGCCACGGCTTCGAGATCGTGGACAAGCGCTCCGGCAAGGAGGTCTACCTCGATGGCTCCTGGGCTGAACTGTTCCAGCAGCAGATCGCCGCGTGGCAGCTGAACACCCCCACCCAGGAAGAAGTGGAAGACACGCTCGAGGGCTACGCTGAGCTGGCCCACACGCCGGTTCTGGTGCACTGA
- a CDS encoding fumarylacetoacetate hydrolase family protein, whose amino-acid sequence MKLATLKDGSRDGQLVVVSRDLTLAHYATGIASRLQQVLDDWGFMSPQLQDLYANLNAGRTRHAFPFDPAMCMAPLPRAYQWADGSAYLNHVELVRKARNAEVPESFYQDPLMYQGGSDDFLGPTDDVVVPSEAMGIDFEAEIAVVTGDVRMGATPEQALEGIRLVMLANDVSLRNLIPPELAKGFGFFQSKPATAFSPVAVTLDELGEAWQKGRVHLALQSNWNGRKVGLCDAGPEMTFHFGQLIAHIAKTRNVRAGSIVGSGTVSNKGVEKNGHMDWPKGYSCIAEKRCIETIQSGAPYTDFMKFGDTIRIEMKGLDGRSLFGAIDQEIVSTAGRPKEAPVSLVKPQGDAPAEAQEEEASGD is encoded by the coding sequence ATGAAACTCGCCACCCTGAAGGACGGCTCGCGCGACGGACAACTCGTCGTTGTCTCGCGCGACCTCACGCTCGCCCACTACGCCACCGGCATCGCGAGCCGGCTGCAGCAGGTGCTGGACGACTGGGGCTTCATGAGCCCCCAGCTGCAGGACCTGTACGCCAACCTCAACGCCGGCCGCACGCGCCATGCCTTTCCGTTCGACCCGGCCATGTGCATGGCGCCGCTGCCGCGCGCCTACCAGTGGGCCGATGGCTCGGCCTACCTGAACCATGTGGAGCTGGTGCGCAAGGCGCGCAATGCCGAGGTGCCCGAGAGCTTCTACCAGGACCCGCTGATGTACCAGGGCGGCAGCGACGATTTCCTCGGCCCGACCGACGACGTCGTCGTGCCCAGCGAGGCGATGGGCATCGACTTCGAGGCCGAGATCGCCGTCGTCACCGGCGACGTGCGCATGGGCGCCACGCCCGAGCAGGCACTGGAAGGCATCCGCCTGGTGATGCTGGCCAACGACGTGAGCCTGCGCAACCTGATCCCGCCCGAACTCGCCAAGGGCTTCGGCTTCTTCCAGAGCAAGCCCGCCACCGCCTTCAGCCCCGTGGCCGTCACGCTCGACGAACTCGGCGAGGCCTGGCAGAAGGGCCGCGTGCACCTGGCGCTGCAAAGCAACTGGAACGGCCGCAAGGTCGGCCTGTGCGACGCCGGTCCCGAGATGACCTTCCACTTCGGCCAGCTCATCGCGCACATCGCCAAGACGCGCAACGTGCGCGCCGGCAGCATCGTCGGCAGCGGCACCGTGAGCAACAAGGGCGTCGAGAAGAACGGCCACATGGACTGGCCCAAGGGCTACTCGTGCATCGCCGAGAAGCGCTGCATCGAGACCATCCAGTCCGGCGCGCCCTATACCGACTTCATGAAGTTCGGCGACACCATCCGCATCGAGATGAAGGGCCTGGACGGCCGCTCGCTGTTCGGCGCCATCGACCAGGAGATCGTGTCCACGGCCGGGCGGCCGAAGGAGGCGCCGGTGTCGCTGGTGAAACCGCAGGGCGACGCGCCCGCCGAGGCTCAGGAAGAGGAAGCCTCGGGCGACTGA